Proteins from one Bufo gargarizans isolate SCDJY-AF-19 chromosome 8, ASM1485885v1, whole genome shotgun sequence genomic window:
- the GDPD3 gene encoding lysophospholipase D GDPD3 isoform X1: MVPPLYFLVPVLGGYAATSYYLLKNPHILQKRKRLAFHCRHISHRGGAGEKIENTIEAFDNAVTHHTDLLELDCHMTKDGRVVVSHDGNLLRQTGHDVNIGDLTYEELPQYKKSLEVTFFPGHISSGTDHRIPLLEEVFQRFPDKPINVEIKEDNDELIKKVAELVRRYHRMERTIWASTSDKVMKKCRKENPEMPFMFTPRRGAILLLLYYTGLLPFVDLPESVVETYMPSLINRTYFPHRALMRNRFLVYLQDKLIMRKSLFQHLQARGIQVYLWVLNQDSDFRRAFHCGVTGVMTDYPSKLHGFLQEHEGEQRTRGAEAQAAASDQQRTHIWAVT, translated from the exons ATGGTGCCCCCCTTATATTTCCTGGTGCCAGTCCTGGGGGGCTACGCTGCCACCTCCTATTACTTACTGAAGAATCCTCACATCCTGCAGAAGAGGAAGAGACTGGCCTTCCACTGCCGTCACATCTCCCACCGAGGGG GAGCCGGTGAGAAAATTGAGAACACCATTGAGGCGTTTGATAA TGCTGTCACCCATCACACAGACCTCCTTGAGCTGGACTGTCACATGACCAAAGATGGCCGCGTTGTGGTGTCACATGACGGCAATTTGCTTAGGCAGACAGGACACGACGTGAACATAGGTGACCTCACATATGAG GAGCTGCCGCAGTATAAGAAGTCTCTGGAGGTCACCTTCTTCCCAG GTCACATATCGTCAGGCACAGACCACCGCATTCCCCTCCTGGAGGAGGTCTTCCAGAGATTCCCCGATAAACccatcaatgtggagattaaggAGGACAACGATGAGCTGATTAAGAAG GTGGCAGAGCTCGTGAGGAGATACCACCGCATGGAGAGGACCATCTGGGCCAGCACCAGCGACAAGGTCATGAAGAAATGTCGTAAGGAG AACCCAGAGATGCCGTTCATGTTCACGCCACGCCGGGgcgccatcctcctcctcctgtattaCACGGGGCTCCTGCCGTTCGTGGATCTGCCGGAGTCGGTGGTGGAGACGTACATGCCGTCCCTTATAAACAG GACATATTTTCCACATCGCGCTCTGATGAGGAACCGCTTCCTGGTCTACCTGCAGGACAA ATTGATAATGAGGAAGAGTCTGTTTCAGCATCTGCAGGCCAGAGGCATCCAG GTTTACCTCTGGGTGCTGAACCAGGACTCGGATTTCCGCAGAGCCTTTCACTGTGGAGTCACCGGTGTAATGACGGATTACCCCTCCAAGCTTCACGGCTTCCTGCAGGAACACGAGGGGGAGCAGAGGACTCGGGGGGCAGAGGCCCAGGCGGCTGCGTCAGACCAGCAGAGGACACACAT TTGGGCAGTGACCTGA
- the GDPD3 gene encoding lysophospholipase D GDPD3 isoform X2 translates to MVPPLYFLVPVLGGYAATSYYLLKNPHILQKRKRLAFHCRHISHRGGAGEKIENTIEAFDNAVTHHTDLLELDCHMTKDGRVVVSHDGNLLRQTGHDVNIGDLTYEELPQYKKSLEVTFFPGHISSGTDHRIPLLEEVFQRFPDKPINVEIKEDNDELIKKVAELVRRYHRMERTIWASTSDKVMKKCRKENPEMPFMFTPRRGAILLLLYYTGLLPFVDLPESVVETYMPSLINRTYFPHRALMRNRFLVYLQDKLIMRKSLFQHLQARGIQVYLWVLNQDSDFRRAFHCGVTGVMTDYPSKLHGFLQEHEGEQRTRGAEAQAAASDQQRTHM, encoded by the exons ATGGTGCCCCCCTTATATTTCCTGGTGCCAGTCCTGGGGGGCTACGCTGCCACCTCCTATTACTTACTGAAGAATCCTCACATCCTGCAGAAGAGGAAGAGACTGGCCTTCCACTGCCGTCACATCTCCCACCGAGGGG GAGCCGGTGAGAAAATTGAGAACACCATTGAGGCGTTTGATAA TGCTGTCACCCATCACACAGACCTCCTTGAGCTGGACTGTCACATGACCAAAGATGGCCGCGTTGTGGTGTCACATGACGGCAATTTGCTTAGGCAGACAGGACACGACGTGAACATAGGTGACCTCACATATGAG GAGCTGCCGCAGTATAAGAAGTCTCTGGAGGTCACCTTCTTCCCAG GTCACATATCGTCAGGCACAGACCACCGCATTCCCCTCCTGGAGGAGGTCTTCCAGAGATTCCCCGATAAACccatcaatgtggagattaaggAGGACAACGATGAGCTGATTAAGAAG GTGGCAGAGCTCGTGAGGAGATACCACCGCATGGAGAGGACCATCTGGGCCAGCACCAGCGACAAGGTCATGAAGAAATGTCGTAAGGAG AACCCAGAGATGCCGTTCATGTTCACGCCACGCCGGGgcgccatcctcctcctcctgtattaCACGGGGCTCCTGCCGTTCGTGGATCTGCCGGAGTCGGTGGTGGAGACGTACATGCCGTCCCTTATAAACAG GACATATTTTCCACATCGCGCTCTGATGAGGAACCGCTTCCTGGTCTACCTGCAGGACAA ATTGATAATGAGGAAGAGTCTGTTTCAGCATCTGCAGGCCAGAGGCATCCAG GTTTACCTCTGGGTGCTGAACCAGGACTCGGATTTCCGCAGAGCCTTTCACTGTGGAGTCACCGGTGTAATGACGGATTACCCCTCCAAGCTTCACGGCTTCCTGCAGGAACACGAGGGGGAGCAGAGGACTCGGGGGGCAGAGGCCCAGGCGGCTGCGTCAGACCAGCAGAGGACACACATGTGA
- the LOC122944587 gene encoding T-box protein VegT-B-like, translating to MILTKNGRRMFPEFSVSLSGLDPHGLYCLCVQAVPDGENRYKWREGAWNMSGRAEPGPPTRLYLHPECPAPGHRWMERPICFNKIRLTNNTLSQGGQIVLQSMHRYSLRLYVIPTSNNGPHARPAITIAFPETSFIAVTSYQNPKLSLLKIEENPFAKGIKYFKSQQEHNTPRKRQNRPGKDEAGSPGCKRQSAAELTMSPRDSTEKRPLVLDVNTEEKNERLHVSEEITVKEEKQEDAEERQTPGTESPGDIRNTTDTSCPEHTEESSHRMDSLVQWDPITQRPVWAAPSAISPMTAYSAPTCHRFAHPPPSALAPFPSPISNLPPVTPYFMASWTPPPVRLSYPLSALHPPFMQQMCTSPWYLPPHATSRGL from the exons ATGATACTCACCAAGAATGGAAG GCGGATGTTCCCGGAGTTTTCCGTTTCCCTATCCGGGCTGGACCCGCACGGTCTCTACTGTCTCTGTGTTCAGGCCGTCCCCGATGGTGAGAACCGTTACAAGTGGCGTGAGGGGGCCTGGAATATGAGCGGCAGAGCCGAGCCAGGACCCCCCACCCGCCTCTACCTCCACCCTGAATGCCCAGCCCCCGGTCACCGATGGATGGAGAGACCCATCTGCTTCAACAAGATCCGGCTGACCAACAACACGCTGAGCCAGGGAGGACAG ATCGTCCTGCAGTCCATGCACCGTTACTCCCTGCGACTATATGTCATCCCCACCTCCAATAACGGACCCCACGCACGGCCCGCCATCACCATAGCCTTCCCCGAGACGTCCTTCATAGCCGTCACCAGCTATCAGAACCCCAAG CTCTCCTTGTTGAAAATAGAAGAAAATCCATTTGCAAAAGGAATCAAATATTTCAAGAGTCAACAGGAACA CAACACTCCGAGAAAGAGGCAGAACAGACCAGGAAAGGATGAAGCTGGGTCCCCAG GCTGTAAGAGACAGAGCGCTGCCGAGTTAACAATGTCTCCAAGAGACAGCACAGAGAAGAGACCGCTTGTGTTAGATGTGAACACAGAAGAGAAAAATGAGAGACTGCATGTGTCAGAAGAGATAACAGTGAAGGAAGAGAAACAGGAGGACGCAGAAGAGAGACAGACACCTGGAACGGAGAGCCCCGGGGACATCAGGAATACgacagacacctcatgccctgAACACACAGAGGAGAGCTCCCACAGAATGGACAGTCTAGTGCAGTGGGACCCCATAACACAGAGACCGGTGTGGGCAGCACCGTCCGCCATATCTCCAATGACGGCCTATAGCGCCCCCACCTGTCACAG ATTCGCTCATCCGCCTCCTTCTGCTTTGGCTCCATTTCCTTCCCCGATCTCTAATTTGCCCCCTGTGACTCCCTATTTTATGGCCTCCTGGACCCCTCCACCAGTTAGACTGAGTTACCCACTTTCTGCACTGCACCCACCGTTCATGCAGCAGATGTGCACGTCCCCCTGGTACCTGCCCCCACACGCCACCTCCAGGGGCCTCTGA